Proteins found in one Pseudochaenichthys georgianus chromosome 13, fPseGeo1.2, whole genome shotgun sequence genomic segment:
- the aipl1 gene encoding aryl-hydrocarbon-interacting protein-like 1, with translation MEIVIGNMFKMDIWETLLSSLRIGEVAEFWCDIIHTGIYPLVSKSMRRIAEGKDPVDWQIHTCGMANMFAYHSLGYDDLDELMKEPKPLYFVLELLRVQQPSEYNRETWAMNDEERLKVVPVLHGQGNKLYKQGNYDEATQKYKEAIICIKNVQTKEKAWEVSWLKLEKMANTITLNYCQCLMRTEEYYEAIEHTTDIINQHPGDMKAFFLRGKAHAEVWNEAEARQDFSRVLDLDPGMKKVVKRELAVLNMRMEEKNQEDKNKYRGMF, from the exons ATGGAGATAGTAATTGGCAACATGTTTAAAATGGACATCTGGGAAACCCTGTTGTCCTCGTTGAGGATCGGAGAGGTGGCTGAATTCTGGTGCGACATCATT CACACTGGCATTTATCCACTAGTGTCCAAGAGTATGAGGCGCATTGCAGAAGGCAAAGACCCAGTGGACTGGCAGATCCATACATGTGGTATGGCCAACATGTTCGCCTACCACAGCCTGGGCTACGACGACCTGGATGAGCTGATGAAGGAACCAAAACCCCTCTACTTTGTCCTGGAGCTGCTCAGG GTTCAGCAGCCCAGTGAGTACAACAGGGAGACGTGGGCTATGAACGATGAGGAGAGGTTGAAGGTGGTGCCTGTGCTTCACGGTCAGGGGAACAAGCTCTACAAACAGGGGAACTACGACGAGGCCACACAAAAGTACAAGGAGGCCATCATCTGCATCAAGAATGTTCAGACAAAG GAGAAAGCATGGGAGGTCTCTTGGCTGAAGCTGGAGAAGATGGCCAACACCATAACGCTCAACTACTGCCAGTGTCTAATGCGCACAGAAGAGTACTATGAGGCCATCGAGCACACCACCGACATCATCAACCAGCACCCAG gTGACATGAAGGCCTTCTTCCTGCGAGGGAAGGCCCACGCAGAAGTGTGGAACGAGGCAGAGGCTCGGCAGGACTTCAGCCGGGTGCTGGACCTGGACCCAGGCATGAAGAAGGTCGTCAAGAGAGAGCTGGCCGTGCTTAATATGCGCATGGAGGAAAAGAACCAGGAGGACAAGAACAAGTACAGAGGCATGTTTTGA